Proteins co-encoded in one Candidatus Nitrosacidococcus tergens genomic window:
- a CDS encoding EF-hand domain-containing protein, with amino-acid sequence MKITSIKMLRNLFIFGGALSLIFSISAFADSDKESRHEKHMEKMFSKMDTDGDGKISKQEAQAAATARFDKVDANKDGYVTKDEAAAAAKEMKKKHQHSDD; translated from the coding sequence ATGAAGATCACCTCTATTAAAATGTTACGTAATTTATTCATTTTCGGTGGTGCTTTATCACTAATATTTTCTATTTCTGCTTTTGCTGACTCAGATAAGGAAAGTAGACATGAAAAACATATGGAAAAAATGTTTAGTAAAATGGATACAGATGGGGATGGTAAAATTAGTAAGCAAGAAGCACAAGCAGCGGCTACTGCACGATTCGATAAAGTAGATGCTAACAAAGATGGATATGTTACTAAAGACGAAGCGGCAGCAGCTGCGAAAGAAATGAAGAAAAAACACCAGCATTCAGACGATTAG
- the groL gene encoding chaperonin GroEL (60 kDa chaperone family; promotes refolding of misfolded polypeptides especially under stressful conditions; forms two stacked rings of heptamers to form a barrel-shaped 14mer; ends can be capped by GroES; misfolded proteins enter the barrel where they are refolded when GroES binds): protein MSAKEVKFSEDARHRMVRGVNVLADAVKVTLGPKGRNVVLEKSFGAPTITKDGVSVAKEVELKDKFENMGAQMVKEVASQTSDVAGDGTTTATVLAQSMLREGMKAVAAGMNPMDLKRGIDKAVIAAVEEMKKLSKPCADNKAIAQVGTISANSDETVGNIIAEAMQKVGKEGVITVEEGSGLENELDVVEGMQFDRGYLSPYFVTNQQSMASELDNPYILIHDKKISNIRELLPILENVAKASRPLLIIAEDVEGEALATLVVNTIRGIVKVCAVKAPGFGDRRKAMLEDIAVLTGGTVISEEVGLSLDKASLDDLGQAKRISVSKENTTIVDGAGNTNNIKARVEQIRVQMEEATSEYDKEKLQERVAKLAGGVAVIKVGAATEMEMKEKKARVEDALHATRAAVEEGVVPGGGVALIRALLAIKDLKGVNHDQDVGINLARRAMEEPLRQIVHNAGEEASVIVNTVKEGSGNFGYNAATGEFGDMIAMGILDPTKVSRTALQKAASVSGLMITTEAMIAEAPKDEGSVAGGGAPGMGGMGDMGMM from the coding sequence ATGTCTGCTAAAGAAGTAAAATTTAGCGAAGATGCACGTCATCGTATGGTGCGTGGAGTTAATGTTTTAGCCGATGCGGTAAAAGTTACTTTAGGCCCTAAAGGACGTAATGTAGTTTTAGAAAAAAGCTTTGGTGCTCCTACTATCACTAAGGATGGAGTAAGCGTCGCTAAAGAAGTTGAACTTAAAGATAAGTTTGAGAATATGGGCGCTCAAATGGTTAAAGAGGTTGCTTCTCAAACTTCTGATGTTGCTGGTGATGGTACAACCACTGCTACAGTGTTAGCCCAAAGTATGTTGAGGGAAGGGATGAAAGCAGTTGCTGCTGGTATGAACCCTATGGATCTTAAGCGAGGCATTGATAAAGCAGTTATAGCGGCGGTTGAGGAGATGAAGAAATTATCTAAGCCTTGTGCAGATAATAAAGCGATCGCTCAAGTAGGTACTATTTCTGCTAATTCTGATGAAACTGTAGGAAATATTATTGCTGAAGCAATGCAGAAAGTAGGTAAAGAAGGAGTAATTACGGTAGAAGAGGGATCTGGTTTAGAAAATGAACTAGATGTAGTTGAAGGAATGCAGTTTGATCGTGGTTACTTATCTCCTTACTTTGTAACCAATCAGCAGTCTATGGCTTCTGAGCTAGATAATCCTTATATCCTCATCCATGATAAAAAAATCTCTAATATTCGGGAATTACTTCCTATCTTAGAGAATGTAGCAAAAGCAAGTAGACCTTTACTTATCATTGCTGAAGATGTAGAAGGAGAAGCTCTAGCTACGCTAGTGGTAAATACTATTAGAGGTATTGTGAAAGTATGTGCTGTTAAAGCTCCTGGGTTTGGAGATCGCCGTAAAGCTATGCTAGAAGATATTGCTGTGCTTACTGGTGGTACTGTTATTTCTGAAGAAGTAGGTTTGTCCTTAGATAAAGCATCATTAGATGACTTAGGCCAAGCCAAGAGAATTAGCGTTAGCAAAGAAAACACTACAATTGTTGATGGGGCAGGTAATACAAATAACATTAAAGCTCGAGTAGAGCAAATTCGTGTTCAAATGGAAGAAGCTACTTCTGAGTACGATAAAGAAAAACTTCAAGAGCGAGTAGCTAAACTAGCTGGTGGCGTTGCAGTTATCAAGGTAGGTGCTGCTACTGAAATGGAAATGAAGGAGAAAAAAGCTCGTGTTGAAGATGCACTTCATGCCACTCGTGCAGCAGTGGAAGAAGGAGTTGTTCCTGGTGGTGGCGTTGCCTTAATTCGTGCTTTACTTGCTATTAAAGATCTTAAAGGGGTAAATCATGATCAAGATGTGGGAATTAATCTTGCTCGCCGTGCGATGGAAGAGCCATTACGCCAAATTGTGCATAATGCTGGAGAAGAAGCCTCAGTTATCGTGAACACCGTTAAAGAAGGGTCAGGGAATTTTGGCTATAATGCAGCTACTGGTGAATTTGGTGATATGATTGCTATGGGGATCTTAGATCCTACAAAAGTATCTAGGACTGCACTACAAAAAGCCGCTAGTGTATCTGGTTTAATGATTACTACGGAAGCTATGATTGCAGAGGCACCTAAGGATGAAGGTTCAGTTGCTGGTGGTGGTGCTCCAGGTATGGGTGGTATGGGCGATATGGGAATGATGTAG
- a CDS encoding DoxX family protein: MKPIANLIARVLIAQVFILAGISKIGTGYTGVQEYMNSVGVPSELLPLVIFIELGGGIALALGFLTRWTALILAVFTIIAAVLFHANFSDQMQVIAFTKNIAISGGLLLLMCYGGDKYSLDVRQTKDKTGV, translated from the coding sequence ATGAAACCGATTGCAAATCTTATAGCAAGGGTATTAATCGCTCAGGTTTTTATTTTAGCTGGGATTTCTAAGATAGGTACGGGATATACAGGTGTCCAAGAATATATGAATTCAGTAGGAGTTCCTAGCGAGCTGCTACCTTTAGTGATATTTATCGAATTAGGAGGAGGCATAGCTTTAGCTCTCGGCTTCTTAACGCGCTGGACTGCATTAATTTTAGCTGTTTTTACGATAATAGCTGCAGTACTTTTTCATGCTAATTTTTCCGATCAAATGCAAGTAATTGCCTTTACAAAAAATATAGCAATTTCTGGTGGATTGTTATTATTAATGTGCTATGGTGGCGATAAATATAGCTTAGATGTAAGGCAGACTAAAGACAAAACAGGAGTTTAG
- a CDS encoding TolC family protein, with the protein MKYHLFQLKLFFMYSFLGVLLLLISSIGWAQDPNKDINYLEVVNEILRTNLDILSSILNEEMAYHRLQSERHALVPTLSAGGEFFRNSGQTQSSTGQIFRDLNFSRYQPQVSLNFNLNIGEQLYLSRSAWNEYESSRFQISDTRQKILLIVSELYQKLLLSREGIRIAEQLTQNSSQVFNIIRSRTEAGVALTSDMIQIQAKLASNKEQIVKAKNQWVQVSIQLAHLLRWDPNINLIPSEVLIPQPSVYQVLRSLSPEFQVAERPDIKAARWASVAADEQKKATQWDFWGPSLSLRAAYIQLGDKTNNLDSGERYFTALSWDFSWSDWDQIKVQSRKADLARVQLEKLNDQARAEILEATQDIKATLERIPLAKESLTAEEDTLKLIIARYLAGKTLLIDVLLAQDRLAQAQLNAAKTIAAYNLAQMNYLAAVGQLDRTTLFELYQVQYDGVER; encoded by the coding sequence ATGAAGTATCATTTGTTTCAACTAAAATTATTTTTTATGTACTCATTTTTAGGAGTGCTACTATTACTAATAAGCAGCATAGGATGGGCACAAGATCCTAATAAAGATATAAATTATTTAGAAGTGGTGAATGAGATACTACGGACTAATCTTGATATCCTATCATCAATTTTAAACGAAGAGATGGCTTATCATCGTTTGCAAAGCGAGCGACATGCTCTAGTTCCTACTCTTAGTGCAGGAGGAGAATTTTTTCGTAATAGTGGGCAAACACAAAGTTCTACAGGTCAGATTTTTAGAGATCTAAATTTTTCTCGTTACCAGCCACAAGTTTCATTAAACTTTAATTTAAATATTGGTGAGCAGCTATACTTATCTCGTTCCGCTTGGAATGAATATGAAAGTTCTCGATTTCAGATCTCAGATACTAGGCAAAAAATATTACTTATTGTCAGTGAGCTCTATCAAAAGCTTTTACTGAGTAGAGAGGGTATAAGGATTGCTGAACAGCTCACTCAAAACAGTAGCCAAGTCTTTAACATCATAAGGTCACGAACTGAAGCAGGAGTAGCATTAACTTCTGATATGATACAAATTCAAGCTAAGCTTGCTTCTAATAAGGAACAAATAGTTAAAGCTAAAAATCAATGGGTACAGGTGAGTATTCAGCTAGCTCATCTATTAAGATGGGATCCTAATATTAATCTGATACCCTCTGAAGTACTAATACCACAACCTAGTGTATATCAGGTATTAAGATCATTATCTCCTGAGTTTCAAGTTGCCGAGCGCCCCGATATTAAAGCAGCAAGATGGGCAAGTGTGGCTGCTGATGAACAGAAAAAAGCTACTCAATGGGATTTTTGGGGACCTTCACTCTCGCTAAGAGCTGCCTACATTCAGTTGGGTGATAAAACTAATAACTTAGACTCAGGAGAACGATATTTTACTGCCCTCTCTTGGGATTTCTCTTGGTCAGATTGGGATCAAATTAAAGTGCAAAGTCGAAAAGCAGATTTGGCAAGAGTCCAGCTTGAAAAGCTTAATGATCAAGCCAGAGCAGAGATTTTAGAAGCTACTCAAGATATTAAAGCAACTTTAGAACGAATTCCTTTAGCTAAAGAGAGTTTAACTGCTGAAGAAGATACTTTGAAACTAATTATTGCACGTTACCTTGCAGGAAAAACATTGTTAATTGATGTGCTACTTGCCCAAGATAGATTGGCACAAGCACAACTAAATGCGGCAAAGACAATAGCAGCATACAATCTAGCTCAGATGAATTATCTTGCTGCTGTGGGACAACTAGATCGCACTACTCTCTTTGAGCTTTATCAAGTTCAGTATGATGGAGTAGAGAGATGA
- a CDS encoding EF-hand domain-containing protein, with translation MKKRNLKNACCLTIFSGILAISVSFSVFAGDRPSSDSSYKYKVREETQGEKLYRELDINKEQLFKELDINKDGKISQLEIDLAANKRFKNIDLNGDGYLSEEELYIAQLNQEANYTKVAQSRLITPDSTYQILISMLAEN, from the coding sequence ATGAAAAAAAGAAATTTGAAAAATGCTTGTTGCTTAACAATTTTTAGTGGAATTCTTGCTATTAGTGTATCTTTTTCTGTCTTTGCTGGTGATCGACCCAGTTCTGATTCTAGTTATAAATATAAGGTACGGGAAGAAACTCAAGGAGAAAAACTCTATAGGGAGTTAGATATAAATAAAGAGCAATTATTTAAGGAATTAGATATAAATAAAGATGGGAAAATTAGCCAGCTGGAAATTGATCTAGCAGCAAATAAGAGATTTAAAAATATAGATCTCAATGGAGATGGTTATCTTAGTGAAGAGGAGCTTTATATTGCTCAGTTAAATCAAGAGGCTAACTATACTAAAGTTGCCCAATCTAGACTAATTACACCTGATAGTACATATCAAATACTTATAAGTATGCTAGCCGAGAATTAA
- a CDS encoding EF-hand domain-containing protein: MEKIIRTIGNFTLGGLFLLPLATSSIFLFPLTVPSAFATGGLPFPMDPEYVPPSHPDRPKYDAEKRRKMIHELLRSLDRNGDGRVSIEEFEEGTERNFSHLDTNGDGYISREEMGVIHK, encoded by the coding sequence ATGGAAAAGATTATTAGGACAATAGGTAATTTTACTCTTGGTGGGCTTTTTTTATTGCCTTTAGCTACTTCTTCCATTTTTTTATTTCCTTTAACTGTCCCTTCAGCTTTTGCTACTGGTGGATTACCATTCCCTATGGATCCTGAATATGTCCCTCCAAGCCACCCGGATCGCCCTAAGTACGATGCAGAAAAGCGTAGAAAAATGATTCATGAATTACTTCGATCTCTAGACAGAAATGGAGATGGAAGAGTAAGTATAGAAGAGTTTGAAGAAGGTACTGAACGTAATTTTAGTCACCTAGATACTAATGGGGATGGCTATATTAGCAGAGAAGAAATGGGTGTTATTCATAAATAG
- a CDS encoding EF-hand domain-containing protein, which translates to MGKALFRVFGIFLLFAIYLTTIVGTPDRAIATGGLPFPMSPDYIPPDHPKYQEEERKRAVHNLLRLLDRNGDGKVSVEEFEAGTERNFGHLDTDSDGYISKKEMGVTND; encoded by the coding sequence ATGGGTAAAGCTCTCTTTAGAGTTTTTGGAATTTTTCTACTATTTGCTATTTATCTAACTACAATAGTAGGTACCCCAGATCGGGCTATTGCCACTGGTGGGCTGCCATTTCCTATGAGCCCAGATTATATACCTCCCGATCATCCTAAATACCAAGAAGAAGAGCGCAAAAGGGCGGTTCATAATTTACTTAGATTGCTCGATAGAAATGGAGATGGAAAGGTGAGCGTTGAGGAATTTGAGGCGGGCACTGAACGTAATTTTGGACACTTGGATACTGACAGCGATGGGTATATCAGCAAAAAAGAAATGGGGGTCACAAATGACTAA
- a CDS encoding EF-hand domain-containing protein: MKNSKFISYSAILGGVFALTLTIPSSAQDQTSANATYKNAQKEVNEQFFQELDINKDSKISELEVDLAADDRFHAIDLDGDGYLSDRELYLAVLKQEEAYRVGIN; the protein is encoded by the coding sequence ATGAAAAATTCAAAATTTATCAGCTATTCAGCCATTCTTGGTGGAGTTTTCGCACTAACACTAACCATTCCTAGCTCTGCTCAAGATCAGACATCTGCTAATGCGACTTATAAAAATGCACAGAAAGAGGTTAATGAACAATTCTTTCAAGAATTAGATATAAATAAAGATAGCAAAATCAGTGAATTAGAAGTAGATTTAGCTGCTGATGATCGGTTCCATGCAATCGATCTTGACGGAGATGGTTATCTTAGTGATCGAGAGCTTTATTTAGCTGTCTTGAAACAAGAGGAAGCTTATCGTGTAGGGATCAATTAG
- a CDS encoding efflux RND transporter periplasmic adaptor subunit, with amino-acid sequence MLILKSAIAAADNSFPKIPQAWIDRNIEQKIVSLEGWLEPYKKVALYARTTGYLDILYVDVGSSVKKGEVLAQLSVPDLEADYRMARAYLYEAKAKLSQAEAVYKFKARIAERLHGLYKSMQMAVTADEIDIADAEKVTAEGEVAVSKAAIKVAQAKFENLKVNLSFKEVIAPFTGVVTQRFIHTGSLIVAGNSNSQPLIELIQVEKLRLVVNIPERVAPYIQIGDTLQARFNSLPGLVFESKVSRIAGLISSSNHEMHIEADLKLQEGLHPGLRGVIAIFLSSP; translated from the coding sequence GTGCTTATCTTGAAATCTGCGATAGCTGCAGCAGATAATTCTTTTCCCAAAATACCACAGGCTTGGATTGATAGAAATATTGAACAGAAAATTGTGAGTTTAGAAGGCTGGCTAGAGCCCTACAAGAAAGTTGCCCTTTATGCAAGAACAACTGGCTATCTAGATATACTTTATGTAGATGTAGGATCTAGTGTTAAAAAAGGAGAGGTTCTTGCCCAACTTAGTGTTCCTGATCTTGAAGCAGATTATCGGATGGCAAGAGCTTATCTCTATGAAGCAAAAGCTAAGCTTAGCCAAGCTGAGGCAGTTTATAAATTCAAAGCACGAATCGCAGAGCGTCTCCATGGACTCTATAAGAGTATGCAAATGGCTGTAACCGCAGATGAAATTGATATTGCTGATGCTGAAAAAGTCACTGCTGAGGGTGAAGTTGCTGTTAGTAAAGCAGCTATTAAAGTTGCTCAAGCTAAATTTGAGAATCTCAAGGTAAATTTATCATTTAAAGAGGTGATTGCACCGTTTACTGGTGTAGTTACTCAGCGTTTTATACATACAGGTAGCCTTATAGTAGCAGGAAACTCAAACAGCCAGCCACTCATTGAACTTATTCAAGTCGAAAAATTACGCTTAGTAGTTAATATCCCAGAGCGAGTAGCACCTTATATCCAGATAGGAGATACCCTTCAAGCCCGATTTAACTCCTTACCTGGCCTAGTATTTGAAAGTAAAGTAAGCCGTATTGCAGGGCTTATCTCTTCTAGTAATCATGAAATGCACATTGAAGCAGATCTTAAATTACAGGAAGGGTTACATCCAGGATTACGTGGTGTGATCGCAATTTTTCTATCGAGTCCCTAA
- the groES gene encoding co-chaperone GroES → MKIRPLHDRVIVRRTEEEKTSAGGIVIPDTAAEKPIRGEVIAVGNGKILENGQTRSLDVKVGDKVLFGKYSGTEVKVDGEELLVMREDDIMAVFHG, encoded by the coding sequence ATGAAGATTCGCCCGCTTCATGATCGTGTTATTGTTCGCAGAACAGAAGAAGAAAAAACCTCTGCTGGTGGAATTGTGATTCCAGATACAGCTGCCGAAAAACCCATTCGTGGAGAAGTCATTGCCGTAGGTAATGGTAAAATCCTAGAAAATGGGCAAACTAGATCTCTTGATGTTAAGGTTGGAGATAAAGTGCTTTTTGGTAAATATTCTGGTACAGAAGTGAAAGTAGATGGTGAAGAACTACTTGTGATGCGCGAAGACGATATCATGGCAGTTTTTCATGGCTAA
- the crcB gene encoding fluoride efflux transporter CrcB, whose translation MKQLLAIALGGSAGAILRFVISNGVYQGLGRVFPYGTLAVNLIGCFLMGLLTEVLLLQPPSGLTITYRPAILVGLFGALTTFSTFSLETIYLIERGYLLRAMSNIVISVSSCLFVTWIGLLSGRVLFFYKSGAVRLFGWLLPYGILFINFIGAFLIGLFTQVLVQQIAVSTEYRAAIMVILTGLFTTFSGLYFILYLLTEGYTFKQELHNLLILFLINMMTCIIAVWVGLLAGKQFQ comes from the coding sequence ATGAAGCAGTTACTTGCTATTGCTTTAGGTGGATCAGCAGGTGCCATATTGCGTTTTGTGATTTCAAATGGTGTTTATCAGGGGCTTGGCCGTGTATTCCCCTATGGTACTTTAGCAGTTAACCTGATAGGTTGCTTTTTAATGGGTTTATTAACTGAAGTTCTTTTACTACAACCACCCAGTGGGCTTACAATTACTTATCGCCCCGCTATTCTTGTAGGACTTTTTGGTGCGCTCACCACTTTTTCAACTTTCTCTTTAGAGACTATCTATTTAATCGAACGAGGCTATCTCTTAAGAGCAATGAGCAATATTGTTATCAGTGTTAGTTCTTGTCTATTTGTTACTTGGATAGGACTTCTTTCTGGAAGAGTTTTGTTTTTTTATAAGAGTGGTGCTGTTCGTTTATTTGGCTGGCTTCTACCTTATGGTATTCTTTTTATAAATTTTATTGGTGCTTTTTTAATTGGTCTTTTTACACAAGTACTTGTACAGCAAATAGCAGTATCAACTGAATACCGAGCTGCTATTATGGTGATACTGACAGGATTATTTACTACATTCTCTGGTCTTTACTTTATTTTATATCTCCTTACTGAAGGATATACATTCAAACAGGAATTACATAATTTACTTATTTTATTTCTTATCAATATGATGACTTGCATTATTGCAGTTTGGGTCGGTTTACTAGCGGGTAAACAATTTCAATAG
- a CDS encoding FxsA family protein, with protein MFPVLPIFLLGLPFIEIYLFIVIGSKLGAGATILLCFITALLGGNLVRHQGFSILRNVQFMGARGETPALKMLEGVVILISGILLIIPGFFTDFLALLGLIPSIRKLFITYFIFRNFSKVTMYSAGTQNTFYQNKTRIIEGQAKKEKE; from the coding sequence ATGTTTCCTGTCCTACCTATATTTCTTCTTGGATTACCCTTTATTGAAATTTATTTATTTATTGTAATCGGTAGTAAACTTGGAGCAGGAGCTACAATACTACTTTGCTTTATTACCGCATTATTAGGAGGAAATTTAGTCCGGCATCAGGGGTTTTCTATTTTACGTAATGTGCAATTTATGGGAGCCAGAGGAGAGACCCCAGCACTTAAGATGCTAGAGGGTGTAGTGATTCTTATATCTGGTATTCTTCTAATCATTCCAGGGTTTTTTACTGATTTTTTAGCTCTTTTAGGATTAATACCTAGTATACGCAAGCTATTTATTACTTATTTTATCTTTCGTAACTTTTCTAAAGTAACAATGTATAGTGCTGGAACACAGAACACTTTCTATCAAAATAAAACCCGTATTATTGAAGGACAAGCTAAAAAAGAAAAAGAATAA
- a CDS encoding EF-hand domain-containing protein produces the protein MKTIFLRNLLIVGGALFLIFSTPIFAASSQEGNRGEWFSKMDSNGDGKISKDEAQGSLKDRFDKVDSNNDGYITQDELGSSMNNENKGNKHHGNYGNEGEEHHGGNRGSWEKHHRDADNNN, from the coding sequence GTGAAAACTATTTTTTTGCGTAATTTGTTAATAGTTGGTGGTGCACTGTTTTTAATATTTTCTACTCCAATATTTGCTGCCTCATCTCAAGAAGGAAACAGAGGAGAGTGGTTCAGCAAAATGGATTCGAATGGAGATGGTAAAATCAGCAAAGATGAAGCTCAAGGCTCATTAAAAGATCGATTTGATAAAGTTGATTCCAATAATGACGGGTATATTACTCAAGATGAGCTTGGCTCTTCTATGAACAATGAAAACAAAGGTAATAAGCACCATGGTAATTATGGGAATGAAGGAGAAGAGCACCATGGTGGCAATCGTGGAAGTTGGGAAAAACATCATAGAGATGCAGACAACAATAATTAG
- the lgt gene encoding prolipoprotein diacylglyceryl transferase yields the protein MISYPNINPIAVSLGPIQVHWYGLMYLIGFIAGWWLGRIRAKKPQSGWTQEQVDDLLFYIVLGIILGGRIGYMLFYSFDYLIENPLSVFKVWQGGMSFHGGLLGVLTAMGIYAYKTGKLYFQVTDFIAPLIPIGLGTGRIGNFINGELWGKVTTLPWGIVFPDPRAGDLPRHPSQLYEASLEGLILFLILWFFSAKKRPTKAVSGLFLTCYGVFRFAVEFVRIPDSQLGYLAFNWLTMGQILSLPMITLGIALFGWAYLKRTS from the coding sequence ATGATAAGCTACCCTAACATCAATCCAATAGCGGTTTCTTTAGGACCAATTCAAGTTCATTGGTATGGTCTTATGTATCTGATTGGATTTATTGCTGGTTGGTGGTTGGGACGAATTCGAGCTAAGAAGCCTCAATCAGGGTGGACTCAAGAGCAAGTAGATGATCTTCTTTTCTATATAGTTTTAGGGATTATCTTAGGAGGGCGTATTGGTTATATGCTCTTCTATAGTTTTGATTATTTAATTGAAAACCCATTGAGTGTTTTTAAAGTATGGCAAGGGGGTATGTCCTTTCATGGCGGATTACTTGGTGTACTTACAGCAATGGGTATTTATGCGTATAAAACAGGAAAGCTCTACTTCCAAGTTACAGATTTTATTGCACCTTTAATTCCCATTGGATTAGGAACGGGGCGTATTGGAAATTTTATTAATGGTGAACTATGGGGAAAAGTAACCACTCTTCCTTGGGGTATAGTATTTCCTGATCCTAGAGCAGGAGATCTACCCCGTCATCCCTCTCAACTTTATGAAGCTAGTTTAGAGGGTCTTATTTTATTTTTAATTTTATGGTTTTTTTCTGCAAAAAAAAGACCTACTAAGGCAGTTTCTGGCTTATTTTTAACCTGCTATGGGGTATTTCGATTTGCAGTGGAGTTCGTGCGGATACCTGATTCTCAGCTAGGTTATCTGGCATTTAATTGGCTTACTATGGGACAAATTCTAAGTTTGCCTATGATTACCCTAGGCATTGCTCTTTTCGGATGGGCTTATTTAAAGCGTACTTCTTAA
- a CDS encoding EF-hand domain-containing protein: MTKNIRITYFIGFLLSSLSASSLSDSGSNNNESRSNNGIMDKSKEYNRALFKNMDRNQDGEISELERDLYNKELFEDMDKNKDGKISELEIDQYSKTLFNDMDRNKDGKISELEMDQAADDQTQKTE, from the coding sequence ATGACTAAAAATATAAGAATTACCTACTTTATTGGGTTTTTACTTTCATCCCTATCAGCTTCTAGTTTAAGTGATAGCGGATCTAATAATAATGAAAGTAGATCTAACAATGGAATAATGGATAAATCTAAAGAGTACAATAGGGCTCTATTTAAAAATATGGATAGAAATCAAGATGGAGAAATTAGCGAATTAGAGAGGGACTTATATAATAAAGAATTATTTGAAGACATGGATAAAAATAAAGATGGAAAGATAAGTGAGTTAGAGATAGATCAATATAGCAAAACTCTATTCAATGATATGGATAGGAATAAGGATGGAAAAATCAGCGAGTTAGAGATGGATCAAGCAGCTGATGATCAAACTCAAAAAACAGAATAA
- a CDS encoding TSUP family transporter, producing MLSTILIIIVITASIQALFGVGVLLFGTPLLLLIDYPFIDALIILLPISISINLLQIIKNYPNIDWLFYKKILFYTIPFVVIFLYLVTRISLNIGLIIGLFLVFVALKSTSQYIAVKVEKLMHYERIYFIAMGIVHGLTNLGGSLLTAAVHATGGSKDRMRGTAAISYGTFAIFQLATLSAVALKEVNISWSHLTYLAAGISAFFIADHLVYTKINNEQYSKIFAGFLFISGISLIGKSIQAIG from the coding sequence ATGTTATCTACTATCCTTATAATCATTGTAATTACAGCAAGCATTCAAGCTCTCTTTGGGGTGGGTGTTTTACTTTTTGGTACCCCTCTGCTTTTATTGATTGACTATCCCTTTATCGATGCATTGATTATTCTTTTACCCATTTCTATTAGTATTAATCTACTTCAGATCATAAAGAATTACCCTAATATTGATTGGTTATTTTATAAAAAAATTCTTTTCTACACCATTCCTTTCGTAGTTATTTTCCTTTATTTAGTAACCCGCATAAGCCTTAATATAGGGCTTATTATAGGGTTATTTTTAGTTTTTGTGGCTTTAAAGAGCACCTCTCAGTATATTGCGGTAAAGGTAGAAAAACTGATGCATTATGAGCGAATCTACTTTATCGCTATGGGAATAGTGCATGGGCTGACTAATTTAGGAGGATCTTTACTTACCGCAGCTGTGCATGCTACAGGAGGAAGTAAGGATAGAATGCGAGGAACTGCGGCTATCTCTTATGGCACATTTGCTATTTTTCAGCTAGCTACACTATCTGCTGTAGCACTTAAGGAAGTTAACATTTCTTGGTCTCATTTAACTTACCTAGCCGCTGGTATTAGTGCGTTCTTTATTGCAGATCATCTAGTTTATACCAAAATTAACAACGAGCAATATAGCAAAATTTTTGCTGGATTTTTATTTATCTCAGGTATATCTCTGATCGGCAAGTCTATTCAGGCAATTGGATAA